Proteins from one Salinispora arenicola genomic window:
- a CDS encoding helix-turn-helix domain-containing protein, which translates to MPPVAPSPILRRRRLGTELRRLRETTGLTGDQVVERVGWASASKLSRLENGRSRPDPQDVGALLDLYRVGVALRDELLTITGEAGDIRGWLRNYPVMTPQQRGFAELEAGCVEISEYHPLLVPGLLQTPGYARIRITSAREVDEAAGEPDVTEDIETEVGARLARQSLLTRGPEAPRYTAVLEEAALGGRAGPSDVLQEQLAQLCELAELPNVTLHVLPRDTQASGWYLPPTAFSLYRFGDPQDPETLAIESGFLNTMSTEAKIQNRYKVVFEWLCTAALSASDTLSWLIQATGRPIDAAPTSTVAFGAAIPPAQRRRRPGRLTEH; encoded by the coding sequence GTGCCTCCAGTCGCACCCAGTCCCATCCTTCGACGCCGCAGGTTGGGCACCGAACTGCGCCGACTCCGCGAAACCACGGGTCTCACCGGGGACCAGGTGGTCGAGCGGGTCGGCTGGGCGTCCGCGTCCAAACTGTCCCGCCTGGAGAACGGCCGTAGCCGGCCGGATCCGCAGGACGTCGGTGCCCTGCTCGATCTCTATCGCGTGGGCGTAGCGCTGCGGGACGAGTTGCTGACCATCACCGGGGAGGCCGGCGACATCCGCGGTTGGCTGCGAAACTATCCGGTCATGACCCCACAGCAGCGCGGCTTCGCCGAGTTGGAGGCGGGCTGTGTGGAGATCTCGGAGTACCACCCGCTACTCGTGCCGGGACTGCTCCAGACACCCGGGTACGCCCGAATCCGCATCACCTCGGCGCGAGAGGTCGACGAAGCCGCCGGCGAGCCGGACGTCACCGAGGACATCGAGACCGAGGTGGGTGCGCGACTGGCCCGCCAGTCGCTGCTCACCCGGGGGCCGGAGGCGCCCCGGTACACCGCCGTGCTCGAGGAGGCGGCGCTCGGCGGGCGCGCCGGTCCCAGTGACGTGTTACAGGAGCAGTTGGCGCAGCTCTGCGAGTTGGCAGAACTACCTAACGTCACATTGCACGTACTCCCCCGAGACACCCAGGCGAGTGGCTGGTACCTGCCACCGACCGCGTTCTCGCTCTACCGGTTCGGGGATCCGCAGGACCCCGAGACCCTGGCGATCGAGAGCGGGTTCCTGAACACCATGTCAACCGAGGCAAAAATACAAAATCGCTATAAAGTGGTCTTCGAGTGGTTATGCACGGCAGCTCTCTCCGCATCGGACACCCTCTCCTGGCTGATCCAGGCCACGGGACGGCCAATCGACGCGGCACCCACGTCGACAGTGGCGTTCGGGGCGGCGATACCGCCGGCCCAGCGCCGCCGGCGCCCCGGGCGGTTGACGGAACACTGA
- a CDS encoding TOMM precursor leader peptide-binding protein, which yields MSLNALPRPTLLPGLARLWRDRHTLQLGVDPSRAVLLELANPRAARLLDLLDGAHSERHVLEQASRIDVGRDEARTLLDALRVAGLVMPAHTLLPRDLAGPPRVRLAAEAGALALAAQHLSGTPAQVLRRRRTARVLVTGAGRLGAPVAVALAQAGVGHVQPRLAGPVTPADLVGTGIPAAELGQPLADAVRETLGRTAPGTAIGPLRSGRTDLVIQCGTDRPAAVLAAAHSQRRQAHLLLDLREGVPVVGPLVRPPAGPCLNCLDQHRRDRDPSWPALAAQLSGGTPERICATTAMLAAVAYAAGEALGHLDSGTPTTVGCSVEVTATGRLRRRHWAPHPSCACSGRKR from the coding sequence ATGAGCCTGAACGCCCTCCCCCGACCGACCCTGCTGCCCGGCCTCGCCCGCCTCTGGCGGGACCGGCACACCCTGCAACTGGGTGTCGATCCGAGCCGGGCCGTCCTACTGGAACTCGCCAACCCCCGCGCCGCCCGGCTCCTCGACCTGCTCGACGGCGCACACAGCGAGCGGCACGTCCTGGAGCAGGCCAGCCGGATCGATGTCGGCCGGGACGAAGCCCGCACGCTGCTGGACGCGCTACGCGTGGCTGGTCTGGTCATGCCCGCCCACACGCTGCTGCCCCGTGATCTGGCCGGTCCGCCGCGAGTACGCCTCGCCGCCGAGGCCGGGGCGCTTGCCCTGGCCGCCCAGCACCTGTCCGGTACGCCCGCACAGGTGCTGCGCCGCCGCCGGACGGCGCGGGTGCTGGTGACCGGTGCCGGTCGACTCGGAGCCCCGGTCGCCGTCGCCCTGGCCCAGGCCGGAGTCGGGCACGTGCAGCCACGCCTGGCCGGCCCGGTCACGCCGGCGGATCTGGTCGGCACCGGGATTCCCGCCGCCGAACTCGGCCAGCCGCTCGCCGACGCGGTCCGCGAGACGTTGGGCCGGACCGCCCCCGGCACAGCGATCGGCCCGCTCCGGTCCGGCCGCACCGATCTCGTGATCCAGTGCGGCACGGACCGTCCGGCCGCCGTGCTCGCCGCGGCCCACAGCCAACGCCGGCAAGCACACCTCCTGCTCGACCTCCGGGAGGGCGTACCCGTCGTCGGGCCGCTGGTCCGGCCGCCGGCCGGCCCCTGCCTGAACTGCCTCGACCAGCACCGCAGGGATCGCGACCCGAGCTGGCCGGCACTCGCCGCCCAGCTCTCGGGTGGCACGCCGGAGCGGATCTGCGCGACAACGGCAATGCTCGCCGCCGTGGCGTACGCAGCCGGGGAGGCACTGGGCCACCTCGACAGCGGCACTCCCACCACCGTCGGCTGCTCCGTTGAGGTCACCGCCACCGGCCGGCTACGTCGCCGGCACTGGGCACCACACCCGTCCTGCGCCTGTTCCGGACGAAAGCGGTGA
- a CDS encoding mycoredoxin: MLTMYSTPWCGYCHRLKSQLDREGIGYEVVDIEREPEAAAFVMSVNGGNQTVPTLRFADGSALTNPTIRQVKEHLSTIVG, from the coding sequence ATGTTGACGATGTATTCCACCCCTTGGTGCGGCTACTGCCACCGGCTGAAGTCGCAGCTGGACCGGGAGGGCATCGGGTACGAGGTGGTCGACATCGAGCGGGAGCCGGAAGCCGCCGCGTTCGTCATGAGTGTCAACGGCGGCAACCAGACAGTGCCGACGCTGCGCTTCGCCGACGGCAGCGCGCTGACCAACCCCACGATCCGTCAGGTCAAGGAGCACCTGTCCACGATTGTTGGGTGA
- a CDS encoding ATP-dependent DNA helicase UvrD2: MVSHSASDRVLAGLDPEQRAAVTAPAGPVCVLAGAGTGKTRAVTSRIAHRVLTGEILSRHLLAVTFTARAAAELRSRLTALGVPGVQARTFHAAALRQVRYFAPRLLAGRAMPELLDSKVRLVTLAAAKVGIRADRTGTRDLAGEIEWAKSSLVEPGEYVVAAAKALRETPYEPARVADVFAAYEQVKRSGGVIDFEDMLRAAIWGIEEHPDVADQVRAQYRHFVVDEYQDVNPLQQRLLEAWLGGGDDLTVVGDASQTIYSFTGATSSYLVDFPRRHRSATVVRLVRDYRSTPQVVGLANAVISPARGSEARLRLELVGQRPPGPEPDLRIFTDEPAEAAAVAARCRALIDAGTPAREIAVLFRTNAQSEVYEKALTEAEVPYQVQGAERFFERVEIRQAMVALRAATRSLPGGIPLPAAVVEALAAVGWAPDTPPAGGAARERWAALAALVQLAEEYAAAAPVVPIGPAAAVERPATLADFTDELARRAAAQHAPTVEGVTLASLHSAKGLEWDAVFLVGLAEGTLPTLYAKTPEQVEEERRLLYVGITRAREWLWLSYASARSPGGRPRRPCRFLPRLSPSGGSGRAGAGGARPSERRRTQIVSCRICGATLLAGAERKLGRCAACPSDIDEELHGRLREWRRRTAAGQRVPAYVVFTDATLVALAERRPQQPRDLTAIAGIGARKLGLYGEAVLALVAGAAVDEVCPERTSEILP, from the coding sequence GTGGTGTCCCACTCAGCCTCCGACCGGGTGCTCGCCGGGCTCGACCCAGAGCAGCGGGCGGCGGTGACCGCCCCAGCCGGCCCGGTCTGTGTGCTCGCCGGCGCCGGTACTGGCAAGACCCGGGCAGTCACCTCCCGGATCGCCCACCGGGTGTTGACCGGGGAAATCCTGTCCCGGCATCTGCTCGCGGTCACTTTCACCGCACGGGCCGCCGCCGAGCTGCGCAGCCGGCTCACCGCACTCGGGGTGCCCGGCGTACAGGCGCGAACCTTCCACGCCGCGGCGCTCCGTCAGGTGCGCTACTTCGCGCCCCGGCTGCTCGCCGGTCGGGCGATGCCCGAGCTGCTGGACAGCAAGGTCCGGCTGGTCACCCTCGCCGCCGCGAAGGTCGGAATCCGCGCGGACCGGACCGGTACCCGGGACCTCGCGGGCGAGATCGAGTGGGCCAAGTCGTCCCTGGTCGAGCCCGGGGAATACGTGGTCGCGGCGGCCAAGGCGTTACGCGAGACCCCGTACGAGCCAGCGAGAGTCGCCGACGTCTTCGCCGCGTACGAGCAGGTCAAGCGTTCCGGCGGGGTGATCGACTTCGAGGACATGCTGCGTGCCGCGATCTGGGGCATCGAGGAGCATCCCGACGTGGCCGACCAGGTACGCGCCCAGTACCGGCACTTTGTCGTGGACGAGTACCAGGATGTGAACCCGCTCCAACAACGGCTGTTGGAGGCGTGGCTCGGCGGCGGAGACGACCTGACCGTGGTGGGTGACGCGAGCCAGACCATCTACTCGTTCACCGGCGCGACCTCCTCCTATCTGGTCGACTTCCCGCGCCGGCACCGCAGTGCGACCGTGGTCCGCCTGGTGCGTGACTACCGGTCCACCCCCCAGGTGGTCGGGTTGGCCAACGCGGTGATCTCACCAGCCCGGGGCTCCGAGGCTCGGTTGCGGTTGGAGTTGGTCGGCCAGCGCCCACCAGGCCCCGAGCCCGACCTGCGGATCTTCACCGACGAGCCGGCCGAGGCCGCCGCCGTCGCCGCCCGCTGCCGGGCCCTGATCGACGCCGGCACGCCGGCCCGGGAGATCGCTGTGCTGTTCCGGACCAACGCGCAGTCCGAGGTGTACGAGAAGGCGCTGACCGAGGCCGAGGTGCCGTACCAGGTGCAGGGTGCGGAGCGGTTCTTCGAGCGCGTCGAGATACGGCAGGCGATGGTCGCGCTGCGCGCCGCCACCCGCTCCCTCCCCGGCGGGATCCCACTGCCGGCGGCCGTGGTCGAGGCGTTGGCCGCCGTGGGCTGGGCGCCGGATACGCCACCGGCCGGTGGCGCCGCCCGCGAGCGGTGGGCGGCTCTCGCCGCGCTGGTCCAACTCGCCGAGGAGTACGCGGCCGCCGCGCCGGTGGTGCCGATCGGGCCGGCCGCCGCGGTCGAACGCCCGGCCACCCTGGCCGACTTCACCGACGAGCTGGCTCGACGTGCCGCCGCCCAGCACGCGCCGACGGTCGAGGGCGTGACGCTCGCCTCCCTGCATTCGGCGAAGGGCCTGGAATGGGATGCCGTCTTTCTGGTCGGCCTCGCCGAGGGCACTCTGCCCACCCTGTACGCGAAGACACCGGAGCAGGTGGAGGAGGAACGCCGGTTGCTCTACGTGGGCATCACCCGGGCCCGAGAGTGGCTCTGGCTGTCGTACGCGTCGGCCCGTTCGCCCGGGGGACGGCCCCGGCGGCCCTGCCGGTTCCTGCCGCGGCTGAGTCCTTCTGGTGGGAGCGGGCGGGCCGGTGCGGGCGGGGCCCGGCCTAGCGAGCGTCGGCGTACCCAGATCGTTTCCTGCCGGATCTGTGGTGCGACCCTGCTCGCCGGCGCGGAGCGCAAGCTGGGCCGGTGCGCCGCCTGTCCGTCCGACATCGACGAGGAGCTGCACGGGCGGCTGCGCGAGTGGCGGCGTCGGACGGCCGCCGGTCAGCGGGTGCCGGCCTACGTGGTGTTCACCGACGCGACCCTGGTCGCGTTGGCTGAGCGGCGCCCTCAGCAGCCCCGTGACCTCACTGCGATCGCTGGGATCGGGGCCCGCAAGCTGGGGCTCTACGGCGAGGCGGTGCTGGCGCTGGTAGCCGGCGCGGCGGTGGACGAGGTCTGCCCGGAGAGAACTTCGGAAATCTTGCCGTAA
- a CDS encoding MFS transporter gives MRTVLRRPDFRLLFGGLLASMTAESILLLALAVWVKELTGSSGLAGATIFAIIAPMTLAPLVGWIVDRYPRQPLFVAVNLVTATLLTPLFAVRDRTDLWLVYLVAILYGLSYVTLSAVLSGLIRSLVPAELLADANGVLQTVRQGLRLIGPLAGAALYSTAGGGLLTGVAVTGFVTAAVLAGLLRVTEPPWSRPEPRRCVRTRSSPRSAELGAGLRHLADEPALRRALLGYGLGSLVMGFSESLIFAYVDQGLRRDATFVGVLVTVQGAGGLAGGLVSPGVIRRAGEVGALAVGVALFGVAALALSYPNLWLGCTAVLLAGASLPLTMVGLHTLIQRRTPPRLIGRAAAGAEAVVSGPRAVSIGVGALLVGVIDYRLLFVVVSLVTLLAGGYLWGGRRLSRPPQPPPPAGRTQVTQQSWTGAP, from the coding sequence ATGCGTACCGTCCTGCGTCGCCCGGACTTCCGGCTGCTCTTTGGTGGCCTACTGGCCAGCATGACGGCCGAGTCGATCCTGCTGCTCGCACTCGCCGTCTGGGTCAAGGAGTTGACCGGATCAAGCGGACTGGCCGGGGCCACCATCTTCGCGATCATCGCCCCGATGACGCTGGCGCCCCTGGTTGGCTGGATCGTCGACCGCTACCCGCGCCAGCCCCTGTTCGTGGCCGTCAACCTGGTCACCGCCACCCTGCTCACCCCGTTGTTCGCCGTCCGCGACCGCACCGACCTCTGGCTCGTCTACCTGGTCGCGATCCTCTACGGCCTGTCCTACGTCACCCTGAGCGCGGTGCTCAGCGGCCTCATCCGTAGCCTGGTCCCGGCGGAGCTGCTGGCCGACGCGAACGGCGTGCTGCAGACGGTGCGGCAGGGCCTGCGGCTGATCGGCCCGCTGGCCGGGGCCGCCCTCTACTCCACCGCCGGCGGTGGACTGCTGACCGGGGTAGCGGTGACCGGCTTCGTGACCGCAGCGGTGCTGGCGGGTCTGCTCCGGGTGACCGAACCGCCCTGGTCTCGACCGGAACCGCGGCGCTGCGTCCGTACCCGCTCGTCGCCTCGGTCCGCCGAGCTGGGCGCCGGCCTTCGGCACCTGGCCGACGAGCCGGCGCTGCGCCGGGCCCTGCTCGGCTACGGGCTCGGCTCGTTGGTGATGGGCTTCAGCGAGTCACTGATCTTCGCGTACGTCGACCAGGGGCTTCGCCGTGACGCGACGTTCGTGGGCGTACTCGTCACGGTACAGGGAGCTGGCGGTCTAGCCGGCGGGCTGGTGTCCCCAGGTGTGATCCGGCGGGCCGGGGAGGTGGGCGCACTCGCGGTGGGGGTGGCCCTGTTCGGGGTGGCCGCGCTGGCGTTGTCCTACCCGAACCTGTGGCTGGGCTGCACCGCGGTCCTGCTGGCTGGGGCTTCCCTGCCGCTGACCATGGTCGGGCTGCACACCCTGATCCAGCGGCGGACCCCGCCACGGCTCATCGGACGGGCCGCCGCCGGTGCCGAGGCGGTGGTCAGTGGCCCACGGGCAGTGTCCATCGGCGTCGGCGCACTGCTCGTGGGGGTCATCGACTACCGTCTGCTGTTCGTGGTGGTGAGCCTGGTCACCCTACTCGCCGGCGGCTACCTCTGGGGCGGTCGCCGGTTGAGCCGACCACCCCAGCCACCGCCGCCCGCAGGGCGCACACAGGTCACCCAACAATCGTGGACAGGTGCTCCTTGA
- a CDS encoding ABC1 kinase family protein: protein MTEIPRRAVSRTAKLAALPLGFAGRTVLGMGKRVTGLASDVISAEIQQRTAEQLFSVLGQLKGGAMKFGQALSVFEAALPEEIAAPYRQALTRLQEAAPPLPAASVHKVLAEQLGPDWRDRFIEFDDIPVAAASIGQVHRARWREPGYDAAGAPHTRDVAIKIQYPGAGDALLADFKQLSRLGGMLRAVQPGLDVKPLLAELRERITEELDYELEAESQRAFATAYADDPEIYVPAVVAASPRVLVTGWVDGTPLSQIIRDGSEQDRNEAGRLMATLHLSAPMRAGLLHADPHPGNFRLLPDGRLGVVDFGAVARLPEGTPEPIGRIAGLALRGDAAEVMTGLRDEGFVSTNETIDGQALLDFLQPMLEPIAAEEFRFTRAWLRAEATRLANPRSPAYQLSRHLNLPPSYLLIHRVTLGSIGVLCQLEAKAPYRGILERWLPGFAPVR, encoded by the coding sequence GTGACCGAAATCCCGCGCCGGGCCGTCTCCCGGACCGCCAAGCTCGCCGCTCTGCCGCTCGGCTTCGCCGGCCGGACCGTCCTCGGCATGGGTAAACGCGTCACCGGGCTCGCCTCCGACGTGATCTCGGCGGAGATCCAGCAACGCACTGCCGAACAGCTCTTCAGCGTCCTCGGGCAGCTCAAGGGCGGTGCGATGAAGTTCGGTCAGGCGCTGTCGGTCTTCGAGGCGGCGTTGCCCGAGGAGATCGCCGCCCCCTACCGACAGGCGCTGACCCGACTTCAGGAGGCCGCGCCACCGCTACCCGCCGCCTCCGTGCACAAGGTGCTCGCCGAGCAACTCGGTCCGGACTGGCGAGATCGATTCATAGAGTTCGATGACATACCTGTTGCCGCCGCCAGCATCGGGCAGGTGCACCGCGCCCGGTGGCGGGAGCCGGGGTACGACGCTGCCGGCGCGCCGCACACCCGCGACGTCGCGATCAAGATTCAGTATCCAGGTGCAGGCGATGCCCTCCTCGCCGATTTCAAGCAGCTCTCCCGGCTCGGCGGGATGCTCCGGGCGGTCCAGCCAGGGCTGGACGTCAAGCCGCTCCTGGCCGAGCTGCGTGAACGGATCACCGAGGAACTCGACTACGAGCTGGAGGCCGAATCGCAACGGGCCTTCGCCACGGCGTACGCGGACGACCCGGAAATCTACGTCCCGGCGGTGGTCGCCGCATCGCCTCGGGTCCTCGTGACCGGGTGGGTCGACGGAACTCCGCTCTCGCAGATCATCCGGGACGGCTCCGAACAGGACCGGAACGAGGCAGGCCGGTTGATGGCCACCCTGCACCTGTCCGCACCGATGCGGGCCGGACTGCTGCACGCCGATCCGCACCCGGGTAACTTCCGGCTGCTGCCCGATGGCCGGCTCGGGGTGGTCGACTTCGGGGCGGTGGCCCGGCTGCCCGAGGGGACGCCCGAGCCGATCGGCCGCATCGCCGGGTTGGCACTGCGCGGAGACGCCGCAGAGGTGATGACCGGCCTTCGCGACGAGGGCTTCGTCAGCACCAACGAGACGATCGATGGTCAGGCGCTGCTGGACTTCCTACAGCCGATGCTGGAGCCGATCGCCGCCGAGGAATTCCGGTTCACCCGGGCCTGGCTGCGGGCCGAGGCGACCCGGCTGGCCAACCCTCGCTCGCCCGCGTACCAGCTGAGCCGGCACCTCAACCTGCCCCCGTCATACCTGCTGATCCACCGGGTCACGCTCGGCTCTATCGGGGTGCTCTGTCAGCTGGAGGCGAAGGCGCCGTACCGGGGGATCCTGGAACGCTGGCTACCCGGCTTCGCCCCGGTCCGCTGA
- a CDS encoding WhiB family transcriptional regulator, which produces MSLALAPLDLSVELEANLPCRKFDPDLWFSDSPTELELAKSLCGDCPLRVECLAGAVERAEPWGVWGGEIFERGAVVPRKRPRGRPRKEDVARDATLRVEAEARLAASGLARREAVRLAA; this is translated from the coding sequence ATGAGTCTGGCGTTGGCCCCGCTCGACCTGAGTGTCGAGCTGGAGGCGAACCTGCCTTGCCGGAAGTTCGACCCCGACCTGTGGTTCTCCGACTCGCCCACCGAGCTCGAGCTGGCCAAGTCGCTCTGCGGGGACTGCCCGCTGCGCGTCGAGTGCCTCGCCGGCGCGGTGGAGCGAGCCGAGCCCTGGGGCGTCTGGGGTGGCGAGATCTTCGAGCGTGGCGCGGTGGTTCCGCGCAAGCGGCCCCGTGGCCGTCCGCGTAAGGAGGATGTCGCCCGAGATGCCACGCTCCGGGTCGAGGCCGAGGCGCGACTGGCGGCCAGTGGGCTGGCCCGGCGCGAAGCGGTCCGGCTGGCGGCCTGA